The sequence AACGTGTTTTGATCTCTTTTTTTTCCCGCATTCCCAAACAGCCTGAAACAATGGTTCTGCCCGTGACTTCATGTGAGGAAAATCATCAAAAAGTAGAATTTCCTCAACCCAAGAAAAGCAGCCTCATCTCAAGTCTTCGGAGATTCAGTGCGGTAGAACAAACAAACACGAGTACTGTTCCCCCGGTCGCAAAGCACAGGCCTAGTGTGACTATAAATACAGAGGACTTACCTCGCTACCAACGAACTGCAAGGCCGGAGACGCCGCAACGGGAGACCGTCTCAAAATGGCATCCAAAACATGCCCTAAGTGTTCCAAATATCCCCATGCGAAGTAAAACTCCAACTCGTAGTGTTGTCTCTGCTCCAGTTACTACAAAATCACACAGAGTGAGGTGTAAGCTCATGTATGATGACCGTCAGCTCTTTAACCTCACTAATCGACAGACGCGGCAGAGATATGTCACCAAGGATGGCAAGTGTAGGGTCAACCTTGGTCGAATTGATGAAAAGAAGAGGTTTTTGTCAGACATTTTTACCACTATTGTGGACCTAAAGTATCGTTGGTTCATATTTGTATTCATGTTGTGTTATATCCTCACTTGGGTTGGATTTGGAGTTATTTATTTTGTGGATGCCTTCATTAGAGATGACATAAATCACATTGGGGATCCTGAGTGGAAGCCTTGTCTTGACAATGTTGACACCTTCCTTGCTGCCTTACTCTTGTCTGTGGAAAGTCAACGGACAATTGGCTACGGCACCAGGATGGTAACTGCCAATTGCCCAGAGGGTGTGATTTTTCTTATGGCTCAGTCGATAATAGGATCAGTAATTGATGCCCTCATGGTGG comes from Engystomops pustulosus chromosome 6, aEngPut4.maternal, whole genome shotgun sequence and encodes:
- the LOC140134982 gene encoding G protein-activated inward rectifier potassium channel 4-like isoform X2 — translated: MVLPVTSCEENHQKVEFPQPKKSSLISSLRRFSAVEQTNTSTVPPVAKHRPSVTINTEDLPRYQRTARPETPQRETVSKWHPKHALSVPNIPMRSKTPTRSVVSAPVTTKSHRVRCKLMYDDRQLFNLTNRQTRQRYVTKDGKCRVNLGRIDEKKRFLSDIFTTIVDLKYRWFIFVFMLCYILTWVGFGVIYFVDAFIRDDINHIGDPEWKPCLDNVDTFLAALLLSVESQRTIGYGTRMVTANCPEGVIFLMAQSIIGSVIDALMVGCMFVKISRPKKRAQTLIFSKKCVVSHRDEKLCLMFRIGDLRDSHMVDAKIRAKLIKSRQTKEGEFIPLEQSEINLGYDTGEDRLFLVEPQIICHFINDRSPFWEMSAESLKREQFEIIVILEGIVEATGMTCQAKTSYTEDEILWGHRFEPCMTLEKGAFRVDYSHFDKTFDVQTPWGSAKEMHELKENEQNDRSTLSLYWDNMFQTGIPEDLNMGSGDYLLENQDRMDFPSIAETNRESDSNNLDV